A window from Cryptomeria japonica chromosome 1, Sugi_1.0, whole genome shotgun sequence encodes these proteins:
- the LOC131078175 gene encoding uncharacterized protein LOC131078175, which produces MVVAYASNVSESLVSQAKGIALLWGLKMASDIGIKHLEIKGDSQVIIDSIKGNASSGWRVEPILRDIRCLLVKMEDFTIDHIFKEGNRAVNSMVAEGRLQMGLRYWRDPNLLPITIKEILDKEKALCQERTNPSAQR; this is translated from the coding sequence ATGGTTGTAGCCTATGCTAGCAATGTCAGTGAAAGTTTGGTCTCTCAAGCTAAGGGAATTGCCCTCCTCTGGGGGTTGAAAATGGCTAGCGACATAGGAATAAAGCATCTGGAAATCAAAGGAGACTCTCAAGTTATTATCGACTCTATCAAAGGGAATGCTTCATCAGGATGGAGAGTGGAACCCATTCTGAGGGATATCAGGTGCTTGTtggtcaaaatggaggacttcaccaTAGACCACATCTTCAAAGAAGGAAATAGAGCAGTGAATTCCATGGTAGCTGAAGGAAGGCTACAGATGGGCTTACGATACTGGAGGGACCCCAATCTACTGCCAATCACTATTAAGGAAATCCTAGATAAGGAAAAAGCCTTGTGCCAGGAAAGGACTAACCCTTCTGCCCAAAGATGA